Below is a window of Humulus lupulus chromosome 9, drHumLupu1.1, whole genome shotgun sequence DNA.
attatttaaataccaaaaatcccaaaaaataaattaattcaaaattaattatatttttgttaaatcaaataattaattacacataattatacaataaataTTTTTGATGCATAGAAagatattttacttatcaaatgagtcattttgcccatttttgtacttacctttgtcagtgtttgtttgagccatttcggggaccatggacctataacattaagctccaataaattgatactaaataattaaactctttaattataatagttaatttattaattatgatatttctccactataaattcagaattgtactctttatgttatagatatacttttacaaaaatcttatcttaagtcatccattgatataaccatcttacaatagttcaaccctctaattaattagttcataaattagaatgaaagaattaccattttacctttctaatttacttcttattccttaagtactattaattcactagtgaataattaatctataatctaattatagatttgagctcaaaatcattcagttccagaattaacccttaagggatctaatatacgatctgttaggaaagattagattccgtattgttgatacatgttcccagccatccatgatattaaatctccaaaacaaaagtcattagcctcattctatgaagagaccttaacgaatgattcaaaagatttaataaacatgaacaggagttcatgaacactcaagatttaagttgatctataaatgatcatcagttatgatatgaattacaagtctttattgttaaatgacttttggataaatacttttattcatatcggtccatgtcatatataatcatattatataaagcacctttaccgagatgtcttaccacatcaataatccgaatctagattatttgtatcaacatgatactcagcaaaccgtacttacaaccctaattaaagaattccttaactttaatttgttgttgttgactatttttattcattcatgtgattttaattctctcgtactaatacaagatcacatcttCAATAATGgatatggaatttttctaatatttacaaaattattcaaacaataatttaataatccaaatataacaataataataaaccattgtatttatttattcacagaaataacaaatgtcttttacatgcttttaggacatactcctaacatatAAAACTAaacttgcatgcgacatgcatacgtggaaaGGTTTTTAAAACACGACAATCCTTGCCCAACTCCCGCCTTCCACTATGGACAATCCTTCTTTAGGTGGCATGTCTAACCGCACTTGTAACACTTGTTTGTGCCTGTCTAAAATTCTTCGAAATTCCGGCGTGAGCATTTGGGACAGCTGGGGCACTCAACTTTGTGGTTCTGATGGTTTTCGCGGTTATGACCATTGTTGTGACTGTtatggttgttgtggttgttatGATTGTTATGGTTGTTACCATTGGAGCTGTGGTTCTGGATCTCTTATCAACGCCACTGCTCTGCCCCTCTTGAGCATTTCTCTTATTTCCCTCTTGGAAGGCCTTGTTCTTGTTGGCCTCCCTTCTTGCAGCATTGTCTTTCCATATACGGTCCTCTAATGTagattccaagaactttacttagctaagttagatagtagtataatagtaataatagtattatctttataactgtggatttttaacctaaggtttgattaatatgactgatattgaggataatatttattatactataaggtttagataagaaccaataagataatagcacatgttatgtatgggtttattaatgattaagtattttgaggattaaatttattaaggctAAAATTTGAatagtcctaaaccttattaggaaatttggggcattacactctaaggtcagtcagcagctttgaaaacgttggaaggcttagtcaaggttgtttactcaatttaaattaagctaaaaatgtgtaatttcatgtttaaataatcagcgtatgccgatatatcgcagctatagggggcgatatctcgcagcacgaagatacggaaaacaggaaacgttgcacgattgcctcgggcatactggcccaggcgatatatcacctacagggggcgatatatcgcccctctcagcataatttgaaagtttttgaaatcgttttccattcaaaccttcaacctcttgataagtccagcaccgttctgaacgagtcttcagcctctgctgaatgataattcaaattattttcacttaaaaatccattatttttattcaagttaaatgagatcttttcattcctaaactctataaataggacctagtacccagccatttattcatctattactctaagttcataGGCTGCAAGTttctaggtgagtgtgagagtgtaaacacttgggttgggaattataagcttatcaaacacttggggaagtgagGTTTATACACATTTCGGTgaaaggtttagattgatcatataagtcttcaaggtatttccaaactctagtccatttatgtattatgttctttaagttctcatagtcttctactcattctaaccttattcttattcttggttaggaaatccaagttcttaagcacataagtttttggtaagtatattctcaatggtatagtccttccattcttttcatcccttttcttcaatttactcaccctgttataaatggtttttaggagtgttccaaagtcccaactctgtcctcatatcccggtattttggtaaggaaaataggataggatttatgtgttatatgcttttatatgttatcttatgattttatgttatgcaatatgttatgataagtatgattgtagacttgggcatatgacctatatgactaacaagccccaaatagattatgggcatatgacttgcttagctagcaagaccccactaatctaatgggcatatgacttgtttagtctatgggaccccaagtaataatggccattatagtatgtatgtgatataagtgttatgttatgtttttatgaaatttatgtatatggactatgtgttagattttccttgctgggcattaggctcactcctttttgtctatatgtgcaggaaaatagtcttagtggtgggaaaggttcttggaagcttggagaatgtgtattgaggcggaatggattcaagagccgagcgtttcgattcgaggatgtagttttgtttcttatggtttttacatgtatttttccgcattttgttatgtaaatctctttttaattatgtcatgttttgattttaaaacaatgggatcccatatcctaacttgaattttatgtaagtttaacttttattttgaCAAGTTtctaaataaagttatggtcttttcacttgcaagttttattaaggattagtgtttatgtatagttttcattaatggtccataagtctagaatagttgggtcattacatctaaGTACTCTACACCAAGGGCCTTGTCTAAGATTTCAGCATAACTAACCACTTCAACACTGGTCATCTTCACATCCCTAGCAATCATGGGTTGTAATCCTCTCACAAAACTTTGGACCTTCATGGCCTCGGTTGGTACTATCTCAGGAGTAAACCTTGCCAACCTATAAACATTTTGGGCGTACTCTATGTCAAAAAGGTTGCCCTGCATCAATGTTACAAACTCGTCGACCTTGGTTTCTAGTATAGTCGCACTatagtacttcttgttgaacacttggataaagtTTGCCCAAGTCATGGTGTTGAGGTCACGTGTTTtcttcaccacatcccaccagatttTTGCATCCATCTTGAGTAGATGAGCAGCACAAAAAACCCTTTGACGATCATCCAACTCCATGTGATCAAAGATGGCCTCGATCGACTTCAACCATTCCTCAACCACCATAGGGTCGGGTTTTCCTTCAAAGTTTGGTAGAGACTGTTTCCTGAAGCGCTCATAGACCAGTTTGAATCCAT
It encodes the following:
- the LOC133799614 gene encoding uncharacterized protein LOC133799614, which translates into the protein MGYGFKLVYERFRKQSLPNFEGKPDPMVVEEWLKSIEAIFDHMELDDRQRVFCAAHLLKMDAKIWWDVVKKTRDLNTMTWANFIQVFNKKYYSATILETKVDEFVTLMQGNLFDIEYAQNVYRLARFTPEIVPTEAMKVQSFVRGLQPMIARDVKMTSVEVVSYAEILDKALGVEYLDVMTQLF